Proteins found in one Cyanobacteria bacterium GSL.Bin1 genomic segment:
- a CDS encoding plasmid pRiA4b ORF-3 family protein: protein MNTTIKQAKTILNQQTITETSPGTILQDLQTFLNLLQDQGIEVSGKHSLFPLKHLAALNAQLTEPTQLDLKRPVQKSYPALNGIYLLLRTTGLVVVVSEKRKQKLVLDEATYEAWNQLNVTEQYFTLLEAWLVRASDETIGERDQFPTLFNCIRFWQMLNQDEIQLTKELEGYFAFRYTPGWHNLALFDLFGLMRVEQGKPEKGKGWRVQRLEKTVYGKGILTILRFALVGEESPFSRVFQEIVQVEPIIRFGKLQPLFQPYFPQWQNNLVVEHNDSIEGIYIFKVSLGKPWRRIAIPSFLSLDDLAEAILDAFEFSDDHLYQSSIADTF from the coding sequence ATGAACACGACGATCAAACAAGCAAAAACCATTCTGAATCAGCAGACAATTACGGAAACTAGCCCCGGAACGATTCTCCAAGACCTCCAGACCTTTCTCAATTTACTGCAAGATCAGGGAATTGAAGTCAGTGGCAAACATAGTTTGTTTCCCCTCAAACACTTAGCAGCTTTAAATGCCCAATTAACAGAACCGACGCAACTGGACTTAAAAAGACCCGTTCAGAAATCTTATCCTGCCTTAAATGGAATTTACCTACTGTTAAGAACCACGGGCTTAGTCGTTGTCGTTTCCGAAAAGAGAAAACAAAAGTTAGTGCTTGATGAAGCCACTTATGAAGCCTGGAATCAACTGAATGTAACCGAACAATATTTCACATTATTAGAAGCATGGCTGGTACGCGCCAGTGATGAAACCATTGGGGAACGGGATCAATTTCCCACGTTATTTAACTGTATTCGCTTTTGGCAAATGTTGAACCAAGACGAGATTCAACTGACGAAGGAGTTAGAAGGCTATTTTGCCTTTCGTTACACACCCGGTTGGCACAATCTTGCTTTATTCGATTTATTTGGGTTGATGAGAGTTGAGCAAGGAAAACCAGAGAAAGGGAAAGGTTGGCGGGTGCAGCGTCTGGAAAAAACTGTTTATGGAAAAGGGATTTTAACAATCTTACGTTTTGCGTTAGTCGGAGAAGAGTCGCCGTTTAGTCGAGTATTCCAAGAGATTGTCCAAGTTGAGCCAATAATCCGCTTCGGGAAATTGCAACCTCTCTTCCAGCCCTACTTCCCGCAATGGCAAAACAATCTTGTTGTTGAGCACAATGACTCTATAGAAGGGATTTATATTTTTAAGGTGTCACTGGGAAAGCCTTGGCGACGAATTGCCATTCCGTCTTTCTTATCTCTCGATGATTTAGCCGAAGCTATTTTAGATGCCTTTGAGTTTTCAGATGATCATCTCTATCAGTCTTCAATTGCGGACACTTTTTAA
- a CDS encoding DUF433 domain-containing protein, giving the protein MRKIQHLINQYEDWKTRLVTDPEIKGGEPVFPDSRLSVYRIGSLLNRSGANELPSVKEEIVEDYPYLSQEDLIFARMFVSLNPREGRPKKS; this is encoded by the coding sequence TTGAGAAAAATCCAGCATCTCATCAACCAATATGAAGACTGGAAAACTCGATTAGTCACAGATCCTGAAATTAAAGGAGGAGAACCGGTATTTCCCGATTCTAGGCTGAGTGTTTATCGGATTGGCAGTTTACTCAACCGTAGTGGCGCGAATGAACTACCTTCGGTTAAAGAAGAAATTGTGGAAGACTATCCCTATCTTTCTCAAGAGGATCTCATTTTTGCTCGCATGTTTGTCAGTTTGAATCCCCGTGAAGGAAGACCCAAAAAGTCTTAA